In the Candidatus Poribacteria bacterium genome, TTGTTTTTCTCATACTGATACTTCCCGTAGTCCATGATCTTACAAACGGGAGGCTTGGCATTCGGTGAAACTTCTACCAAATCCAACCCAACTTCTTCCGCAAGTTTCATTGCGTCGCGGGGCGTCATGACTCCCAGTTGCTTGTTCTCGTGATCTATCAGCAAAACCTCTTTGGCTCGAATTTGATAATTGGAACGACTCTGTCTTTCCTTCGTCCTCTGATTACGTCTGCCTTTGTAGTGTATTTTTCACACCCCCAAGTCAAGGCGCTGCAGTGCGCCGCTTGCAAACCCATAGGCATCGCTTACAAGCTTATATAGAAACGAAAGCGAACAACAAATGCGTTGTGCTTCAATATACAAGATAACTCTGTCTACAAAACGTTCTGTATCCATTTGTAGGTCTATTTAGTTTTGATTCTCTGTGGATCCCACAAGATAGTCGGGATTCCGAGATCTCTCCTACTGGAGAACTAAATGCCCTATCGACTCGGACGCTGAAAAACACGTCCAATACGTGCTTAGAATCTTGCATCCGTAATGAATTAACTAATTATACCATATCGGTAACAAAAATGCAAGTTAAAAAAAGCCAATTGTCCATAAAGTCCGTAGAACAATCAATCCGCCCGCCAATCCCCCGAAAACAACAATGAAACTGATGCTGACTGCAAGCGCGAGACGGATGATCCGCTCACCCAGTTTTGGTTGCTCGTTTATCCATGCCCGCGCCAACCAAAAGGTTAGCGCAACACTGACCAAACTCAGGAGACACGCGCCCAAAACCGCCACCAATATTCCGGAGAAGTCTACCATCTGCATCGTTTCGGGCAGCGACCCGTATTGGGAGAAGCGCTGAATGACACCAATCAAAACGCCTCCCAAAACGACAATAAAACCAATAAAAACGATGAAGGCTCTTTTAAAGGCAGTTCCCATGTTCCGTCCAATCTATGCCGTACATCCTTGATGCGTGTTTTTCATCATATCATATTTCG is a window encoding:
- the infC gene encoding translation initiation factor IF-3 is translated as MHYKGRRNQRTKERQSRSNYQIRAKEVLLIDHENKQLGVMTPRDAMKLAEEVGLDLVEVSPNAKPPVCKIMDYGKYQYEKN